The Spirosoma foliorum genome has a window encoding:
- a CDS encoding Gfo/Idh/MocA family protein encodes MNEEQSINRRDFIGKTAAAVAGFMIVPRYVLGGKRPDGSKYLAPSDVISLGFIGTGKQGKGLINSFLGTNEARIVAISEVYKAKSQLALDRIKAHYEKNTQLGAYSDVPVYTDFRDLLARKDVDAVVIATPDHWHAAMAVRAAEAGKDIYCEKPLALTVKEGRAMVNAARKYNRVFQTGSMQRSWPEFRQTAELIRNGYIGTVKSIKVNVGPPPTPYDLPAEPIPDGLDWSKWLGPNAPVAFNSELAPPISKDVFPNWRNYREFGGGMVTDWGAHMFDIVQWSLDMDNSGPVEVIAPDGKEHPFLTYRYDNGIVMTHEKWDWSNAILFTGTEGELRVQRKKLETTPSSLATKVIGENEKHVYHSDNHYKDFFDAMRKRSKPICDVEIGHRTASVCNIGNIAYRLKRPLQWNPKKEQFKNDDEANALLGRPMTNEWGIKI; translated from the coding sequence ATGAACGAGGAACAGTCAATCAATCGCCGGGATTTCATTGGAAAAACAGCCGCTGCCGTAGCGGGATTTATGATTGTCCCCCGGTATGTATTGGGCGGCAAACGGCCCGATGGCTCGAAATACCTAGCCCCCAGCGATGTCATTTCACTGGGTTTTATTGGCACAGGGAAGCAAGGTAAAGGCCTGATTAACTCATTTCTGGGCACCAACGAAGCCCGAATTGTGGCCATCAGTGAAGTGTACAAAGCCAAATCTCAACTGGCTCTCGATCGAATCAAGGCGCATTATGAGAAAAACACGCAGTTAGGCGCTTACTCCGATGTACCGGTCTATACTGATTTCCGGGATTTGCTCGCCCGCAAAGATGTCGACGCCGTCGTCATTGCCACACCCGACCACTGGCATGCAGCGATGGCCGTTCGGGCAGCCGAAGCCGGAAAAGATATTTACTGCGAAAAACCCCTTGCCCTAACCGTTAAAGAAGGGCGGGCGATGGTAAACGCGGCACGTAAATACAACCGTGTGTTCCAAACCGGAAGTATGCAACGGTCGTGGCCGGAGTTTCGCCAAACAGCCGAATTGATTCGAAATGGTTATATCGGTACGGTTAAAAGCATCAAAGTAAACGTTGGTCCTCCGCCTACCCCCTACGATCTCCCTGCGGAGCCAATTCCCGATGGGCTGGACTGGAGTAAATGGCTCGGACCCAATGCTCCCGTTGCGTTTAATTCAGAATTAGCCCCTCCAATCTCAAAAGACGTATTCCCAAACTGGCGCAATTACCGGGAGTTTGGGGGCGGCATGGTTACCGACTGGGGTGCTCATATGTTCGACATTGTGCAGTGGTCTTTGGATATGGATAACAGTGGCCCTGTTGAGGTCATTGCCCCCGATGGTAAGGAGCATCCATTCTTAACCTATCGCTACGACAACGGGATTGTGATGACCCACGAGAAATGGGATTGGAGCAATGCTATTCTCTTTACCGGAACGGAAGGAGAACTACGGGTTCAGCGCAAAAAACTGGAAACTACACCCTCTTCGTTAGCGACAAAAGTGATTGGCGAAAACGAGAAGCACGTGTACCACAGCGACAATCATTACAAAGACTTTTTTGATGCCATGCGGAAACGCAGCAAGCCCATTTGCGACGTCGAAATTGGTCATCGAACAGCATCGGTTTGTAATATTGGCAACATCGCCTATCGACTGAAACGGCCGCTTCAATGGAATCCGAAGAAAGAGCAATTCAAAAATGACGATGAAGCCAATGCGCTCCTTGGTCGCCCAATGACAAACGAATGGGGGATTAAGATTTAA
- a CDS encoding helix-turn-helix domain-containing protein — protein sequence MSVFIHLQTVNDIVNFFQLDTLIQHPLIAVVDFSQVNESINAETKISSDFYALIFKTYNRNNIKYGRKVIDFQDGSLICMAPNQVLEMDNEIDVSENMMGWGLFFHPDLIRATSLNDKMKGYSFFSYEISESLHLSEKEKQILYDCILKLRAELQENIDLHSQDILVSNIELLLNYCSRFYGRQFITRKHSNNLIVAQVEKILSNYFKRNDINENGLPTVKSVAEQVNLSPGYLSDLLKKETGKNAQDHIHFYLIEEAKNSLLNSNKSVGEIAYSLGFDYPQYFNKLFKQKTGKTPVEFRSMN from the coding sequence ATGAGTGTATTTATTCATTTACAAACAGTCAATGATATTGTCAATTTCTTTCAATTGGATACCCTCATACAACATCCATTGATTGCCGTTGTCGATTTTAGTCAGGTGAATGAATCGATAAATGCCGAAACAAAGATTTCTTCCGATTTCTACGCATTAATATTCAAAACCTACAATAGAAACAATATAAAATACGGCCGAAAAGTTATTGATTTTCAAGACGGTAGCCTAATTTGTATGGCTCCCAATCAGGTACTCGAAATGGATAATGAAATTGACGTATCAGAGAATATGATGGGCTGGGGATTGTTTTTTCACCCCGACTTAATCAGAGCTACTTCACTGAACGACAAAATGAAGGGGTACAGCTTTTTCTCTTACGAAATCTCGGAGTCGCTTCATTTATCCGAAAAAGAGAAACAGATTTTATATGATTGCATCCTGAAATTACGAGCCGAATTACAGGAAAATATAGATCTCCATAGTCAGGATATTCTTGTATCCAACATCGAATTGCTATTAAATTATTGTTCTCGATTTTATGGCAGACAATTTATTACCAGAAAGCATTCGAATAATCTGATAGTTGCTCAGGTTGAAAAAATATTGAGCAACTATTTTAAACGAAATGACATAAACGAAAATGGCTTACCTACTGTAAAATCTGTAGCAGAACAGGTAAACTTATCACCCGGCTATTTAAGTGATTTATTAAAAAAGGAAACGGGCAAAAATGCCCAGGATCATATCCATTTTTATTTAATTGAGGAAGCAAAAAATAGTTTATTAAACTCCAATAAATCCGTTGGCGAAATTGCTTACTCATTAGGGTTTGACTATCCTCAATACTTCAATAAACTTTTCAAGCAAAAAACGGGCAAAACACCTGTAGAGTTTAGAAGTATGAATTAG
- a CDS encoding SDR family oxidoreductase yields MNQTIFITGASTGIGKETAKLFQAKGWNVIATMRKPEQETELTALDNVLVTQLDVLDLDSIRRAVKEGIQKMGKIDVLLNNAGYGAYGPLESFARERIVRQFDTNVIGLLDVTQALLPHFRQNKSGVIINISSIGGKMTFPLGALYHGTKFAVEGISESLSYEVEQFGGKVKIIEPGAIATNFSGSSFDFSNDETLTEYQPMVGKVMSALPALFINASPASVVANVIYQAATDGTNQLRYTAGDDAKAIIENRQESSDELFIKNMKMQFGL; encoded by the coding sequence ATGAATCAGACAATTTTTATTACGGGTGCAAGTACCGGTATTGGTAAAGAAACAGCGAAGTTATTTCAGGCAAAAGGCTGGAACGTGATCGCTACTATGCGGAAGCCTGAACAGGAAACGGAATTAACCGCCCTGGATAATGTTTTGGTTACCCAACTCGATGTTCTGGATTTGGATTCTATTCGGCGAGCCGTAAAAGAAGGCATCCAGAAAATGGGGAAAATTGATGTATTGTTGAACAATGCAGGCTATGGCGCTTATGGCCCTTTAGAATCTTTTGCCAGGGAGCGAATCGTTCGCCAGTTTGACACTAATGTTATTGGCCTCCTAGATGTTACCCAGGCCCTGCTCCCCCACTTCCGCCAAAACAAAAGCGGGGTAATCATTAATATATCTTCCATTGGCGGTAAAATGACCTTCCCCTTAGGCGCCTTGTATCATGGAACCAAATTTGCCGTCGAAGGCATTTCCGAATCGTTGAGCTATGAAGTTGAGCAGTTTGGGGGAAAGGTAAAAATCATTGAACCGGGGGCGATTGCTACTAATTTTTCGGGCAGTTCATTTGACTTTAGTAACGATGAAACGCTTACCGAATACCAGCCTATGGTTGGCAAAGTAATGTCGGCGTTGCCCGCTCTATTTATAAACGCGTCTCCGGCAAGTGTAGTAGCTAATGTAATTTATCAGGCCGCTACCGACGGTACTAACCAGCTACGGTACACAGCAGGAGACGATGCCAAAGCAATCATAGAAAACCGTCAGGAATCGAGTGATGAGCTTTTCATCAAAAACATGAAAATGCAGTTTGGGCTTTAA